Genomic DNA from Buchnera aphidicola (Hyperomyzus lactucae):
CCCTCCCATTCCAGCCGCTATAAAAACCATGTCAGAACCATCCAAGGCAGATTTTAATATTTCTTTATCTTCTTCTGCTGATGTTCGTCCAATTTCTGGATTAGCTCCAGCTCCCAATCCTTTAGTGATATTATTACCTATTTGTATAGTTTGACCTACTTCTATTTTTCTTAGTGCTTGTGCATCAGTATTAATAGCAAAAAATTCCACACCTTCGATACGTTCTCTCACCATGTGTTCTACTGCGTTTCCACCACCACCTCCGACACCGATCACTTTAATTATTGCGTTATTACTTAATTCTGCAGGTTCCAACATAATTTGTTTCCATTATATATCTATATTTTATAAAATTTTGAGTGTAATTTTTTTTAAAATTCTTTTTTAAACCAATTGTTAATTTGTTTAAAAAATTTTTCAAGAAAAGAATATTGTTTTTTTTTCTTTTTAACATTTGTGTAATATTCTTTTCCATAATGCAACAAACCAACTACTGTTGAGTAATCTGGTTCAGTTATTTTTTCTATTAATCCTGAAATATTTAAAGGTTTAGCAATTCGCACTTTTTTATGAAATACTTTTTCTGCACATTCTGTTAAGCATGAGATTTTTGATCCACCCCCAGTAAGTACTATGCCACTTAGTAATTCGTGTTTTTCTCCTTTTTGATGAAGCCTTTTTTGTATATAAAGAATTTTGTTTTTTACTAAAGATAATAATTCAATATATCTTGATTCAATTACTTCTATTAAAGCATCTTGTTGTAAAGTTTTTTGAAAATTTCCGGTAACACTAGAATAATCAATATTTTTTGATGCACCTAAAGAAGGTTTTATTGCAGATCCATATTGGATTTTCATTTTTTCCGCATTATAATAAGAAGTGCTAAAAGCATATGAGATATCGCTAGTGACAATATTTCCTGCATATGGAATAACTTCGCTATACTGTATAGAACCATTAATATAAATAGTAAAATCTATTGTTCCTCCACCTATATCAATCATGCAAACTCCAAGTTTACACTCATCTTCTGTTAAAACGGCTTTACTAGAAGCAAGACCTGAAAAAATGACTTGATCAACTTTTAAATCACATTTTTCTACGGCTTTAATAATATTCTTAGCTACATTTTGATGACAAGTAATTAAATGTACTTTTACTTGCATACGTACTCCAGATAAACCTATAGGATTTTTTATTCCAGATTGTTGATCAATTGAATATTCCTGTGGTATTACATGTAATATATGGTGTTCATTAAGAATTTGAACAGATTTTGCAATGTGTATTACAGTTTCTAGATCTTCTTTTGTTACTTCATCTTCAGAAATTGGAACCATACCTATTTCATTATGACAATTGATATGTTTATTAGATAGAGATAAATATACAGAAGTAATTTGACAATCTGACATAATTTCAGCTTTGTTGATAGATTCCTTGATAGATGCAACTATTGTATCTAAATTATTAATTCTTCCTTTATCTATTCCTTTAGATAAAGCAGTTCCGAATCCAATTATTTTAATTGTATCGTCTATTAATACTTCTCCCACCAAAGTTACTACTTTAGTAGTACCAATTTCTAATCCGACTACTAATTTTCTATCTTTTGATATGATCATATTTCTTGGGCCTGTACTTTATTTCCTTAATTATCATTTTTAACAAAGTAAATTTTTTATTTTTTTGTTTTTATACAACATAAAAATTCAGTTGAAAAAAGAATTATGTATACTTTTTTCTTATTTGAAAATTTTACTTAGTTATATCTAAAATTGATAATACTAGCTCATCAAATGATATCCCCATTTTTTTTGCTGATATAGGTACTAAACTTCTATTTGTCATTCCCGGTATAGTATTTACTTCTAGCAACCAAAATTGATTGTGATTATCTAATATAGTATCAATTCTTCCACATCCACTGCATCCTAGTATTTTCCATGCCAAAAAAGCTATTCTTTTTAGTTCTTTTTCTTTCTGTATAGGTAGCCCACTTGGACATATATATTTAGTAGAAGAATCTGTATATTTAGCATTATAATCATAGAAACGATGTTCAGTGGAAATATAAATAGAAGGTAATATATTTTCGCCAAGAATAGAGATCGTGTATTCTTTACCCTTTATAAATTTTTCAA
This window encodes:
- the ftsA gene encoding cell division protein FtsA; this encodes MIISKDRKLVVGLEIGTTKVVTLVGEVLIDDTIKIIGFGTALSKGIDKGRINNLDTIVASIKESINKAEIMSDCQITSVYLSLSNKHINCHNEIGMVPISEDEVTKEDLETVIHIAKSVQILNEHHILHVIPQEYSIDQQSGIKNPIGLSGVRMQVKVHLITCHQNVAKNIIKAVEKCDLKVDQVIFSGLASSKAVLTEDECKLGVCMIDIGGGTIDFTIYINGSIQYSEVIPYAGNIVTSDISYAFSTSYYNAEKMKIQYGSAIKPSLGASKNIDYSSVTGNFQKTLQQDALIEVIESRYIELLSLVKNKILYIQKRLHQKGEKHELLSGIVLTGGGSKISCLTECAEKVFHKKVRIAKPLNISGLIEKITEPDYSTVVGLLHYGKEYYTNVKKKKKQYSFLEKFFKQINNWFKKEF